In one Diabrotica virgifera virgifera chromosome 5, PGI_DIABVI_V3a genomic region, the following are encoded:
- the LOC114325115 gene encoding leucine-rich repeat-containing protein 57: protein MGNSGLKQHIETAQKTGVLKVSQGKLNEFPPGFKQLEGSLRTLDISDNKFVILPNEISRFMQLKHLNLSKNRLAKIPDCIGALTKLETFNASHNNLSSLPRTLSNLIHLKQVNLSDNHIKEFPLMFCGLKHLDVLDLSKNEITSVPPDVSGLNVTELNLNQNQLAHISGQIAECPRLKTLRLEENCLQLSAITPKILLDSKISNLSVEGNLFEAKELSDMNGYDAYMERFTAVKKKLF, encoded by the coding sequence ATGGGTAATTCTGGGCTCAAGCAACATATTGAAACCGCTCAAAAAACAGGAGTGCTCAAAGTCTCACAAGGCAAGCTAAATGAGTTCCCTCCTGGATTCAAACAGTTAGAAGGCAGCCTAAGAACCTTAGACATATCGGACAACAAGTTTGTAATTTTACCAAATGAAATCAGTAGATTTATGCAATTAAAACACCTtaatttaagtaaaaataggttAGCAAAAATCCCGGACTGTATAGGGGCACTAACCAAACTCGAAACGTTTAATGCTAGTCATAATAATTTAAGTTCTTTACCGCGAACACTATCAAATTTAATCCATCTAAAACAGGTAAATTTAAGCGACAACCATATTAAAGAATTCCCTTTGATGTTCTGTGGTCTGAAACACCTCGATGTTTTGGACTTGAGCAAAAACGAGATCACCTCGGTCCCTCCTGATGTCTCAGGTTTAAACGTAACTGAACTTAACTTGAATCAAAACCAGTTGGCACACATCTCTGGCCAAATAGCTGAGTGTCCTAGGTTAAAAACCCTAAGATTGGAAGAAAACTGCTTGCAGTTATCTGCTATTACTCCCAAAATACTCCTCGATTCCAAAATTTCGAATCTATCTGTCGAAGGCAACCTTTTCGAAGCAAAGGAACTGTCTGACATGAATGGATATGATGCGTATATGGAACGGTTTACTGCTGTgaagaaaaagttattctaa